The genomic window TACAGGTAAAAATTGGAAGTAAGAATATTCAAAAAAACTATGTTAGCAAATATGTTAGCCAATAAGTAATTTTATATTACATAAACATTATTGGAGGAAGGAAGAAGAGATATGCTTTCATTACTTAGTGCAAACATAACAGCAGCTGTACCAATGTCACAAGCAACTAGAGACATTGTAACAACAGCAATTAATGCTGGTGCTACGGCAACATCTATAATAGCATTGCTCGGCGGTGGCGGACTTATAGCATATGTTGTAAAGAAAGCCTTTAAAAAAGGTGCTACAAAAGTTATAGTTGCTGCTTAGATAAGGCGTATGGTTTGGCTAGGAATTAATTCCTAGTCTGACTTTATTTTACTTTTTAATTTAAATTTATTGGAGGTTGTATGAAATTAAATTTTAGATATATTAAAATAGCATCTTTGATATTTTTAATCTTTTTTATAATAGGATTTATTGGTACTTATATTTATTGTAATAGAATAGAATTTGATAATGCTATTGGAGACCAACTTGTAATAAATAAAATTTATTTTTCAGAAATAATAATAAGAAATTTAACAGTATGTGTCATAGCGATACTAGGAATAATTACTTTTAAAATAAGTAGTATCCTAGTATTAATAATAAATGCTGTTATACTTAGTTTTATATTAAGTGCCAATTATGTAACAACTGGAGAACTATGGTACTTTATTCGAATAGTTATTCCGCATGCAATTTTTGAAATACCTGCTATCGTTATTTCTTCCTCCATAGGTTTTGAAGGATTTTCATACTTTAAGGATTATTCTTTTAAGGAAAAGATATCTAATCTTTTTCTAATTATAGGACTATTAATTGTAGCAGCATTCGTTGAAGTAAATATATCTACGTTATTCGTATAAGAGGAGATTTAAAATGTATTTAATTTTATTAAAGTGGGGATTATACTCAAAAATAAAAAGAACTTTTTTAAATTTAAAATTATTAAGATATTTTAATAAAAAAATCTTAATTTATTTATTTATAGTTTTTCAAATAGGGAAAATTTTAGCTACGATTATTGGTTTTAATTTAATATTAAATGGTAATTATATATCAATTGGAAATATATATTTAGATACATTGTTAAAAGATTTACGGAATAATAATGTAGGTATTTTTATTTATTTTTTTTATTTAATATTATATATATATAAGAATTCAATTAAAGCTGTAAAATTAAAAGAAGGTTCTAAGATAAAAAAATGGTTATTAGCTAATACGCATGTTAAAAAAGATAAATTGAATTTAACTTTAATATTGGAATATATTATATTTAACGGGTTGGAAATAATAACATTTCAAGTACCACTAATAGTATTAATACTGTTAAAACATAATTATAAAGCTTTTACAATAATTATAATAACTTGCTTATATACTATTGAAATAATCCTAATAACTTTATTAATATCATTGATTTATAATATATATTTAACACGAATCAAGCACTTAAAATCATTCACGTATATTATTTTTTTTAAAAGTATTAAACGAGTATTTTGTTTCTTAATTTTTTACTATATAGGAATATCTATGTCCAATTGGATAAATAAGTTTCCTTTAATTCAAAGGAAAGTAAAGTTATCAGATTTTCAGAATTGGATAAATGAATTTAAGTTTAAGGTATACAGTATAATTAGCAATTATTTTAATAATGAGATCAATTTATCTATAAATACAGATTATTTTTTAGTGATGATTTTATTGACGATATTTTTTATATATTTTTGTATAGCAATTAATAAGAATTTCCATAAAAGGTATAATACTAAAATTAATCACAAATCAATGGTTATTAATAATAAAAAAGAAAATAGTAATCTTTTTTATTATTATATGAAGACCATAATAAGGTCTAATTATATTATTAGAAATGTTAATTCACTTTTAGGAAGTATTTATTATTGGAGCGTAATAGGTTTGTATGCTGGTGTTTTTAAATATATTACTCCTTATAGTAAGGTATATTATCTGTTAATAATTACATATGTTTTTTATCCAAGTTATTTTCTAATAGATAATATTTTTCAAAATCTTATCGGAAAGTGTTGTATAGATGGAGAAGGAATGAATATATATTTTTGGGTAGACAAAAAAATATATACACTTTTTAAATATAAAAGATGCTTTTTTTTACTTAATATTTTTAGCATAGCCATAGTTACTAATTTTATAATAGGTATAATAAATGGCATCTCTATGAGTGATTTATTTTTGGCACTTATGATGCAAATTGTTTTTTTATATACATTATATAATTTATTGAGTCTACCAAGCATTATATTTCCACATTTTGAGCATTCAAATATAGAAGAAATAAATGGATATAAGGATAGAGAGCAATTAAACGATAAATTAAATTTCAGCATTATAGTTGTAGGAATTCCTTTTTTAGTATTACCTACAATATTATATTTGACTGATTATATAAATAAAATTTTAATTTATAAAGTTTTTCAATTTATTTTAATATGGATTTTATTAATGATACTGAATCTAATAACAGACATTTTTATAAAGGAAAAAGTTAATAGTGTAGAATTTATTTATTCAGTATTTGAAAGATAGAAAGGAGTATCTAAATATGACTACTTTAAATATGACTACTTTACTAGAGATTAAAAATATTAACAAAACGATACAAAATAAAACTATCTTAAAAAATCTATCTTTTAAATTATTAAAAGGTCATATAACAGCATTATTAGGTCCTAATGGCAGTGGGAAAACTACAACATTAAAAATATTAAGTAAACTGATAGGGTATGATAGCGGAATTTTAGAGTTTGATGATAGTTTAAATCATATAAATAAGAAAGTAATGCTTGTTTTTGATGAACCAATTTTATATGAAGAATTAACCGGAATAGAACATTTAAACTTTAATATGGAACTATATAATATAAAATTAACAGAAACTGAAAAAAAAGAGTATATGCAGATGTTTCAACTAGAACAATATATGTATGATGAAATATATACATATTCATTAGGGACAAGAAAAAAGTTACAATTGTTATGTACTTTAATCAATCATCCTCCTATATTACTTTTAGATGAATATATATCGGGGTTAGATCCAATAAGCTTATATAATATAAAAAATATTCTTAAACAATATGCCTTAAAGGGAAATTCAATATTATTAGCCACACATATGCTAGATGTTGCAGAAAAATTTTGCGATGATGTAATAATAATTAGTAATGGAGGTATAGTGAATAATGATCTACTCAGTATTCATGATATAAAAGAAAAATATTCTTCATTAGAAGATTACTTTTTGAAATCATTATAACAAGTTCTATTGATATTATTGGCAAGGAGAATGATAGATGAAATTTAAAAAAGACTCAACAATATTAAATATTTTCTCAATTTTTTTTATAGGATATTCTGCATTATCCATTTGGCTATTATTTGTAACAAAAGAGTTTAATACAGAGTATGGGTCTATAAGGTTAATTATCCATTTAATTCAAATTGTTAGTTTGATTTTAATACTATTAAAAAAATCTATAGGTGCTTATGTTTTTACTAGCCTTATAATACTAAATGCCATCTTTACAGTAATTATGAATTCAAATATAAAGAATATAATTACTACTATATTTTACAGTGGTTGTCTAATAGTAGTATTTTACTTTCTTTATAAAGAAAAGATGTAAAAGGAAGAAAAGATGTAAAAGGGGCCTATATCCGGTATTTGTCAAGTAAGTCGTCGTATTTATTTTGTTAAAATAAAATCGGTGAATGAAAGATGATTTTATATGAAATACGGATTAACCCTTTAATTTTGGACAAAAACTTATGAATACTTTTTTATTCTTAGAATTTTATATGGAGTCACTTTTACCCTTGATTTATGCTACACTAATATTTATATTTCCCAAGAATAAAGGCTAACGCCCTTGTTAAGAGAGCCCTTGATAAATATTACTGTAATTGATAGTTAAGGATGAAAGGCTGAAGATATCTATAACGAATTGCTATTTCAAGATCTCTTTTCTCTAATAATTTCTTAAGTTGATCATTTTGTTTACTTATACTATTAGAGTCTTTATTATTGCTATATTTAGAAGAAGCAGTGTGATTATTAGATTGTTTGGACTCTCTCATCCATTTAGTTACTGTGTCAGCTACTAAATCATGTTTTCTGGCAACTAAGGTGGCGTTTCCTGTTTCTATAACCTCTTTTATAATTTGTTGTTAAAATTCAATTGGATATCTATTTTGTTTGCTTCTCATTTTGAACAACCTCCTGATATTTTTATTTTATTGTATCCGTGTGCGATTGTCCAAAATGATTAGGGGGTTTAAGAGATACGATCTCATTTTTCTGCTCTAAAATTAAAGCGTTCACAATCTCTATTTAATCTTTTCATTAATCAATCTAATACCGGTTTTATTTCTTTTTCAAAATAGCTTTTTCGAATAAAATGAAAAGTATCGAACTGAAATACTTGATATACTTTATTATTTAAGGAAGTAATAAAAATAAAGAGAGAGGATTCATCCACTTCTCGTATTTTCTTAGCAACTTCTATTCCGCTCATTCCTGACAGGGCGATATCAAAGAATATTGCATCATATCTTACATCAGAATTTACTACCTCGGATACCAGAGACTCCCCATCCTCAAAACAATCGAGAATATATTCTGTATTTAACTTTCTTAAACGACTTTCGATAATAGGTTTCAGAGCATTTAAAAAGATTGGATCATCTTCACAAATTGCGATGATGTACATTTGTTTTTCTCCCTTCTGTGTGGATCTCACAAAAGATTAGATTACTAAAAACTTGTATTTCTTGTTAATTTTATTTTATCGAATAATAGATAGGATTTCAATGTGTTTTTAATTTGACAATTACCACTTATGCAAAAAAAGCTACCACTTAGACCAAAATCAAAAAAATGGATATTTTGTATGGTATAATACAGGTAGAATTTGGAGATTGTCAAAAAAATAAGCTTTTGTGCCTACTTTACTGACATAAGTTTATACTGGTATTAACCAGAAATGGTGCACAGATATTACCTCTATTTATACTGTGAAAAATGGATGGACCTACCTTGCTTCTGTTATGGATTTTCATAGCAAAAAGATACTCGGTTATGCTTATGATACTTCTATATCTGCTAGGCTCGCTGTAAAAGCTGTTAAAAACGCCTGCCTTAATGTAAAAAACACAAAGAATATTATTCTACATAGCGATTTAGGAACCCAATATACAAGCCATATATTTGAGGATTATTTATTCTCTAAAGGCATTATTCATTCCTATAGCAGAAAAGGCAATCCCTATGATAACGCCTGTATAGAATCCTTCCATTCTGTATTAAAAAAGGAAGAAGTAAACCATCATAAATACTATGATTTCAATGTTGCGTACAAAGCAATATTTGAATATATTGAATCCTGGTATAACCGTAAAAGAATTCATAGTTCTATTGATTATAGAACTCCACAGGAAGTTTATGAAGCTGCTCTAGTTGCAGCCTAGAAAGTCAAACTTTTTGTGTCTATTTTATTGACATAGGTCCATAGACAAAGAAGATATTATTGTAAAATTTAAGGAATTTCAACTTTATGAAGAAAAAGATAAATTTATTTGTAATTATAGTAAAGGAATGAAGTATAAACTAATTATTATTTTAATTCTAATAATAAATCCATCTATTTTGTTAATGGATGAACCATTTGTTGATTTGGATATTATTACGATAAAGAAAATAAAACAGATCTTTAAAACTTATAAAACAAATAAAATTATAATATTTTCAACGCACATATTAGATATCGCACATTCATTGAGTGATAAAATATTATTTTTAAATAGAGATGGTATACAGGAAATTGATAATTTAGAAGTTAGTAAAATAAGTAACTTTATATTTAACAATATGAAAGGGGATGTTTAATAATGAAAAAGAATATAGCCTATATGTTTTTAAGTATATTACTGGTTTTTATATTTGTATTGTTAAGTAATAAGTTTAGATTGTCCTATAAAATATTAATCTTTATTATTTTTGCTTTTGCAGCAATTGGAGCTATTATAATTGAAAAAATACTTGATTGATTTTTATACAAAATTTTATAATTTATTTTTATTTTTGTATGGCTTATGTTGTGCTCAACATTCCATAAAACAATTACAACATTTATATGCTAATGCTAAACTAAAAGAGTCATGGATATATTTCATTTAAATATTCTTAGCCTAATCTTTTTTGGAGTATTAAGTTTTTTTATTTATTATATTGGATATAGTTTGAAAGCAAAAAAACAGATATTAATTGTAGCTACTTTAATATTCTTATTAAATGGGGTTATCTATTCTCCAACTGCTAGTGTAGTAACACATAATAATGGAAGTTGACACCACTTATTAAGCATAAAGCTTATTTAATTTTTGACAGCCAATTTTCTAACAACCTAAGATTTTATGATAATAGAAGGAGAGGAGTGTTAGTTATTTTAAAAAACGAAAGAATCTTTTGAGGAATTTTTTATTTAATATTATTTCTTATACCGTTACTATATTTTTATGGAAATAATATATTGGGGTTAGCTGGTAGCGTTTTTTTTATTGTATTTAGGTTATTGTATTTTTTTAAAAGATCATTCTAAATAATCTTTTCAATGAAAGTATCAAATAAGAATACACATTGCCATTGAATAAAGTTCCAATTTGACCCATAAGGTTTCCAACAGAAAGAAGAAGTCCGGCATCTTTAAAGCATTTAATGAAAAAACTTATTAACAATGTAGTCCTTAGCGACGATAACAATATAATACTAGGAGTGAAGAGTATGAATAAATGTAAAAAATGCAATGTGGAAATGGAATCAGGATATACCATTGTAAATGATAATATCCATGGAGGTTTAAAAATAGCTAGACAACAAAAAGGATTTGATAACCTCAAAAATAAAATTTACGTTGAAATTTGCCCTGAATGCGGGAAAATGGAACTTTTTATTTCAAAATAAAAAATGGATATTTTATATGATAGGTCTATAATTATTAAGAGAAAGGAGCAAAACTTTAAAGATTACAAATCTAACAAAGGAATTTGGAAAATTTACGATTTTATATAAAATGAATTTAGAAGTAAGTGAAGGAGAAGTTTGTGGATTTATAGAATACAATAAAAAAGAGGTATAAGGATATAGTAAATTAAAAGCAGAACATGAGTATTTTATTTTGAAGGAGAGAGAACTAGGATGTCTATTATGGATAATAAAGTTTATTTAGCAGGTTGTCAGGACTATCGAAAGGAAAATGTAGAAAATGCAGTAAAAAGAGCCTTTTCAGCCTTTCATTTTCCAGAATCTTTTAATATGCAAGGAAAGAAGATTTTAATTAAGGTAAATCTTCTTTCTGCTAATAATCCTGATAAAGCTGTTACTACTCATCCGGAAGTGGTTTCTGCTATTGTTCGGGAAGTTATTAAGGTCGGGGGAGAGGTAACAATTGCCGATAGTCCTGGAGGAATTTATAACCAAAGAATCCTTCGTCGTGTTTATTCTTTCTGCGGGATGGATACTGCAGCAGAAGAATCAGGTGCAAAGTTGAATTTCGATATATCCCATAGAAAAGTAAAATTTTCCCAAGGAAAATTTGCAAAGGAATTTAATATTATTTCTCCTGTTTTAGACGCAGATTTTATCATTAATATAGCAAAGTTGAAAACTCATGGACTTGCTTACTATACTGGTGCAGTCAAAAACCTTTTTGGTGTTATTCCTGGTCTTGAAAAGGCTCGGTTTCATTCTCTCTATCCTGATAAATACAAGTTTAATGGTGTTTTAGTGGATCTATGTGAATATATAAAACCAGGGATCTCTTTTGTAGATGGTGTTGTTGGAATGGAGGGCGCTGGTCCTTCAGGAGGAAATGCAAAACACGTTGGAGTAATAGGTGCATCTTTAAATCCATATGCGCTAGATCTAGCAATGAGTGATTTGGTTTCCTTACCCCAATCAAAGATTCCTATACTTACAGAAGCTGTAATTCAAGGATTGGTTGCTGAAAATGTAAATAAATTAGAGTTTTTGGGAGATGATCCTGAACAATTTAAGACAAGTTTTGAACCTGCCATAAAAGGTGCAAAAAGAGGGAATCCAATTGTTTTTCTAATCATCAGATATCTTCTTCCTAAAAAATGGGAGCAAGGATTATCCAACAAACTTACTCCTTGGCCAAAGATGATGGATAAATGTATTGCATGTGGAAAATGTGTGGAAATCTGTCCACGCCAGGTTATAAAGATAGAGAATAAAAAAGCAAAACCTGATTATTCTGGTTGCATACGTTGTTATTGTTGTCATGAAATTTGTCCAGTACAGGCAATAGAACTTGTCAAAAGATCCAAGCTATAATAAGCAATTTTAGAAATCCATCATTTACTAGGGTAACTGCTGCTTATACAATAGTTTTTTGAAGGATAGGGCCTGTTATAATTACGCCAAATGAATTTTTAAATTGTTAGCTTTTACAATATTTGTATTTATCTTTACTGGAAATAGCAATTTCTTTCGTATATTGAGTTTTATTTTATTGGCTTTATCTATGAGTTATTTCGAGTTATTTCATATACGATGAGGTTAATATATAGAATGAGAGGCAATAAAATCTATAAATGTTTTTGAAATCTTTGATAAATATCGGTCTTTTTTCCAGACAAGGTGAACATTTATGGGAACTTTATTAGTAAATGGAATTTTAATGATACTTTTATTTTTTTGGACAATTTCCTTCATTAAAAATGAAATGCCTACATCGTTTATTATAAGGCTTTGTATGGTTTGTAATTGATTTGACGATAAAATAATATTTGGTTGCACATTGTGTTTGCTAAATAATTTTAATATTTCTCGTCGAATATAAAAACCTTCTTTTAATAAGATAAGAGGCTCATTTTTTATGTCATCAAATGTAAGTTTGCATCTATTACTTAAATTGTGTTCTTTATTTAGACAGACTAGGAGTTCACTATTTAGAATGGGAAGAGCACTTAAATGTTCATTTATAGAATCCATTATAATAAGTCCCATATCAAGCTCATCTGTTTCTATCATTTTTTTTACTGCTAAGGAACCGTTTTCAATGATATTTAGTTGTATATTTGGGTAATTTTTCTTAAAAATGGTAAATATTCTTGGAAATATAAAAGTTCCAATCATAGGTGGTACACCAATTGTCAATACTCCTCTTTTAAGATCCTTATAATCCTTCATTTCTGCAATGGTATTATCGACTAGACTCAAAATGGTATTTACTCGATCTAAAAAAATTTCCCCTTCTGGAGTAAGAATAAGTTTCTTTTTTGAACGGTCAAAAAGTGTAATAGAAAGGTCCTCTTCTAAATTTTTAATAGCATTAGTAATGGAAGGTTGAGATACATAAAGCCTTTCTGCGGCTTGTGTGACACTCTTTAATTCACAAACCATTTGAAAATATTTTAACTGTTTTAGCGTAAGTTTCATACTACCCCTCCAAATGATAGATTAAAGCTATTATATCATAATATTATAATATTTTTAATCTATGAAAATAAATGTTATAGTTTTAACAGAGGACTAATTATTGTAGATGAGAACATTGAAAAGGATATCATAAGAGGTAATTTTTAAATCATGGTTGTTATAAAATTTAGAAAGAATGTGAGAGGAGGTGTAAATCTAGACTTTATGGTCTAGAGACTTTAAGATGAAATATGCTTATTATCCAGGTTGTACTTTGAAGACAAAAGCAAAGGAATTAGAAAAGTATGCACAAGACTCTGCAAAGGTGTTGGGTTTTGAACTAGAGGAGCAAAAAGAATGGCAGTGTTGTGGAGGAGTATATCCTTTGGCCACAGATGAAATCGCTACAAAGTTATCATCGGTAAGAAGTTTAGTAGCATCACGAAATAAAGGAGAAAAACTAGTTACCTTATGTTCAGCCTGTCACAATGTTATAAAAAGAGTAAATAATGATATGAAGACCAACGAAAATATAAGAACTAAGGTTAACAATTATCTTCAATTATCAAAGGAATATCAAGGAGAGACTCATGTAATTCATTACTTAGAAGTACTGAGAGATGAGATAGGATTTAATGAGTTAGCAAAAAAAGTTAAGAATCCACTTCAAGATCGAAAAATTGGCGCTTATTATGGATGTCTGCTTCTTCGACCAAGTAAAATCATGAATTTTGATGATCCAGAAAATCCTATTATAATGGAAGACTTTATAAAAGCTCTTGGAGGTTCACCGATAAAATATCCATATAGAACAGAATGTTGTGGGGGTTATCATTGCTTAGAAAAAAAAGATGTTGCAAATAAAATGACAAGAAATATTCTTGATTCTGCTTTAAAACATGGAGTGAAAGAAATTGTGACGGCATGTCCTCTCTGTAAATATAATCTAGAGATGAATGCTCAAAGGGGGGATGTAAATATAAATGTTTATTATTTTACAGAACTGTTAGCAGAAGCTTTAGGGATTAAACAGGATGATAGAAAGGGGGAAATCTAATGAAAAAAATAGAGATAAATTCTACCCACAACAAAGAAGCCATCAATGAAATACTCGAGATAAGTGGAGAGCGAATACAGGACTGTATGCAATGTGGAAAATGTTCAGCAGGATGTCCTGCAAGTGAGAGTATGGATCTTCTACCACACCAGGCTATAAGATTATTACAATTAGGTCAATTAGATCGGTTAAAAGAGAGTAATACAATATGGATTTGTGCTTCTTGTTTTACTTGTGGACAACGTTGTCCTAGAGAGGTAGATCTTTCCAAGTTGATGGAGGCAGTTAGACTAACGATTATTAGGCGAGTAGGAGCAAGCAAATTAAAGGCAGATGATGTTCCTAATCTATTAGACAATAAGATACCACAACAAGCAATTGTTAGTGCCTTTCGAAAACATCACAAATAATTTCTAGAAAGAAATAAAAAAGGAGACGTTTTTTAAGGAGGGATTGAATTGCGCAAAATTGGAGTTTTTGTTTGTTGGTGTGGAAGCAATATAGCAGCTACTGTAGATGTAGAGAGGGTTACAAAAGCTGCTTCAGAAATGTCAGGAGTTGTATATGCCAAAAATTATCAATATATGTGTTCTGAAGTAGGTCAAAAATTAATAAAGGATGCAATAAAGGAACAGAACCTAGATAGGGTAGTTATTGCATCTTGTTCCCCAAGAATTCACGAATCAACTTTTAGAAAAGTTGTTAAGAATGCAGGATTAAATCCATATCTCATAGAGATTGCAAATATAAGAGAACAATGTTCGTGGGTTCATAAAAATAAAGAAGAAGCAACAAGGAAAGCTATAGATCTTGTTAGAGCGGCGGTAGCGAAAGTAACTTTAAATACAGGATTGATCCCAGGAGAAATAGGAGTAGAATCTAGAGCACTAGTTATTGGAGGTGGAATTGCAGGAATTCAAACAGCGATCGATATTGCAGAAGCAGGATATGAAGTGGATATTATTGAGAAAACTCCAAGTATTGGAGGAAAAATGGCACAAATAGATAAAACCTTTCCAACACTAGATTGTTCTGCTTGTATCCTAACACCTAAGATGGTAGAAGCTTCTTCTCATGAAAATATTAATCTTTATACTTATAGTGAGGTAGAAGAGGTAAATGGGTATGTAGGAAATTTTGAGGTAATAATTAAAAAAAAGGCACGTAGTGTTGATCTTGAAAAATGTACTGGTTGTGGAGTATGCATGGAGAAATGTCCTTCTAAAAAAACAAAAAGTGAGTTTGAAGAAGGGTTAACTACTAGAACAGCAATTTACACACCATTTCCTCAAGCAGTACCCAATGTACCTGTTATAGATCGAGAAGCATGCATTAAATTTAAGACTGGAAAATGTGGAGTTTGTCAAAAGGTATGTCCATCTAATGCCGTCAACTTTTCTCAAGAAGATACTTATGAAAAAAAGAAATATGGAGCTATCGTGGTCGCAACTGGTTATGACATTATATTATTAGATAAATTTGGAGAATATCAGTATGTGAATCATCCTGATGTGATTACATCTTTAGAATTTGAACGACTTACCAATGCTGCAGGGCCGACTTCTGGAAAGCTTGTATGCCCATCAGATCAAAGAAAACCAGAAAGGGTAGTATTTATCCAATGTGTCGGCTCAAGAGATAAGACTTCCCGGGGAAAATCTTATTGTTCTAAAATATGTTGTATGTATACTGCAAAACATGCAATGTTAATTAGAGAAAAATATCCAGATGTAGAGGTTTATGTTTTCTATATAGATATTAGAACTGCAGGAAAAGACTTTGATGAATTTCAAAGAAGAGCTGTTGAAGAATATGGAGTTCAATATATAAAAGGTATGGTTGGGAAGGTTTTTCCTAACGGAGAGAAATTACAAGTTCATGGTATTGATGCAATGACAGGAGATATCATTCGTATGGATGCGGATATGGTTGTGTTGGCAGCAGCTACCAAAGCCAAGGATGATGCAAATATATTGAAGAGAAAGTTGAACATAAGTATGGATGCAAATCACTTTTTTACAGAAGCTCATCCAAAGCTACGTCCAGTAGAAACCCATTCTGCAGGAATCTATTTAGCAGGAGCCTGTCAAGGACCAAAAGATATTCCAGAAACAGTGGCTCAAGCTAGTGCTGCTGCGGCAAAGGTTATTGGACTTTTAAGTAAGAATAAATTAGTGAATAATCCCTGTGTCTCAATAGTAGATCAATCAATCTGTAGTGGTTGTTTGGCTTGTGCAAAGATATGCCCTTATGATGCAATTTCTTCTAAAGTGATAGAGACTAATGATCCGAAAAATATCCATAAAAAAGTAGTTGCTGAGGTAAATGAAGCTCTTTGCCAAGGATGTGGGGGATGTACTGTTGCTTGTCGTCCGGGGGCTATTGATCTTAAAGGATTTACCAATAGTCAGATTTTAGCGGAGGTGGATGCCATATGTCAGTAGAATCAAAGAAAAGTGCAACAACAAATAAGAACGAATTTGAACCTTTGATCGTAGCTTTTTGTTGCAATTGGTGTAGCTATGCAGGAGCTGATTTAGCTGGAACTAGTAGATTAAACTATCCTGCCAATATAAAGATTATTCGAGTTCCATGTTCTTGTAGGGTGAACGAAAACTTTATACTTAGAGCATTTCAGAGGGGAGCGGATGGAGTAATTATAGCTGGATGCCATCCAGGCGATTGCCATTATACGAGTGGAAATTATTTTACAAGACGTCGTTTTTCAATTATGACTAATTTTCTTGAGTATATAGGGATAGAAAGAGAGCGCTTTCAAGTAGATTGGATATCAGGAGCAGAGGGAAATAAATTTGCAATGGTAATGAATGAGGTAGTAGAAAAGATCTATGAACTAGGGCCGAATAGAAAGTTGAGGGATGCAAGATGGATAAGATAACAGCCAACATGAGAAAAATAGCAAAAGCAGCTCTTGCCAACGGAGAAGTAGATAAGATTATTGGATGGAAAAAGGGAGAATTTTGGCAGGATACTTATCCTGTATTCATTACAAAGGAAAATGAAGCAGAAGATTTAGTTTGGGACTGCTTTAGTGTGAATAATCTAAGCAAATACTTGATAGAACAGCTTAAGGGTAATAAAAAAATAGGAATATTTTTAAAAGGATGTGACTCTTTAGGATTTAATCAGCTTTTAAAGGATCATAGAATTGATCGTGAGCGAGTTATCATTTATGGCATAAGTTGTTATGGAATGATTGATCCAGAGAAAGTAAGACAAGAAGGGTTGCATCATGGACTTAAGGAGATAAAGAGATCTGGTGATGATCTTATTTTTATAAGAGAAGATGGAGAAAAAAGGATAACAGGAAGACAGTTTGATTA from Garciella nitratireducens DSM 15102 includes these protein-coding regions:
- a CDS encoding 4Fe-4S dicluster domain-containing protein, with product MKKIEINSTHNKEAINEILEISGERIQDCMQCGKCSAGCPASESMDLLPHQAIRLLQLGQLDRLKESNTIWICASCFTCGQRCPREVDLSKLMEAVRLTIIRRVGASKLKADDVPNLLDNKIPQQAIVSAFRKHHK
- a CDS encoding CoB--CoM heterodisulfide reductase iron-sulfur subunit A family protein gives rise to the protein MRKIGVFVCWCGSNIAATVDVERVTKAASEMSGVVYAKNYQYMCSEVGQKLIKDAIKEQNLDRVVIASCSPRIHESTFRKVVKNAGLNPYLIEIANIREQCSWVHKNKEEATRKAIDLVRAAVAKVTLNTGLIPGEIGVESRALVIGGGIAGIQTAIDIAEAGYEVDIIEKTPSIGGKMAQIDKTFPTLDCSACILTPKMVEASSHENINLYTYSEVEEVNGYVGNFEVIIKKKARSVDLEKCTGCGVCMEKCPSKKTKSEFEEGLTTRTAIYTPFPQAVPNVPVIDREACIKFKTGKCGVCQKVCPSNAVNFSQEDTYEKKKYGAIVVATGYDIILLDKFGEYQYVNHPDVITSLEFERLTNAAGPTSGKLVCPSDQRKPERVVFIQCVGSRDKTSRGKSYCSKICCMYTAKHAMLIREKYPDVEVYVFYIDIRTAGKDFDEFQRRAVEEYGVQYIKGMVGKVFPNGEKLQVHGIDAMTGDIIRMDADMVVLAAATKAKDDANILKRKLNISMDANHFFTEAHPKLRPVETHSAGIYLAGACQGPKDIPETVAQASAAAAKVIGLLSKNKLVNNPCVSIVDQSICSGCLACAKICPYDAISSKVIETNDPKNIHKKVVAEVNEALCQGCGGCTVACRPGAIDLKGFTNSQILAEVDAICQ
- a CDS encoding hydrogenase iron-sulfur subunit is translated as MSVESKKSATTNKNEFEPLIVAFCCNWCSYAGADLAGTSRLNYPANIKIIRVPCSCRVNENFILRAFQRGADGVIIAGCHPGDCHYTSGNYFTRRRFSIMTNFLEYIGIERERFQVDWISGAEGNKFAMVMNEVVEKIYELGPNRKLRDARWIR